Proteins encoded together in one Electrophorus electricus isolate fEleEle1 chromosome 9, fEleEle1.pri, whole genome shotgun sequence window:
- the smc2 gene encoding LOW QUALITY PROTEIN: structural maintenance of chromosomes protein 2 (The sequence of the model RefSeq protein was modified relative to this genomic sequence to represent the inferred CDS: inserted 2 bases in 1 codon), whose translation MYIKSIILEGFKSYAERTEINGFDPLFNAITGLNGSGKSNILDSICFLLGISNLSQVRASNLQDLVYKNGLAGITKATVSITFDNSNKKQSPLGFETHDEITVTRQVVIGGRNKYLINGVNANNMRVQDLFCSVGLNVNNPHFLIMQGRITKVLNMKPPEILAMIEEAAGTRMYECKKISAQKTIEKKDAKLKEIQTILDEEITPAMEKLKEERSSYLEYQKLMREMEHLSRLYVAWQFVCAEETKLKSSEDLERMQGSIVKLQENLHQNSARVRQLGEEIKALEHSRDKEVAGVLKTLEETLAEAQRVDTKAQSALDLKKQNLKDETKKRKELIKNMEEDKKMMSAKEGEVAKATKLLKAVQEEGQKDTEELEAAQQRFKAVSAGLSANEDGEEATLAGQMMACKNDMSKAETEAKQAQMKLKHAQQELKTKQAQVKKMDSGYKRDQDALEAVQKCRAKLQAELQKLNYEDGREEHLIEQKRQLSLEVNQLRETHESFMSQFPNLRFEYTDPERGWDRTKVKGLVANLFTVTDVYNATALEVVAGGRLYNVVVDTEVTGKKIIEKGELKRRYTIIPLNKISARTLNDGVVRAAKNLVGEDNVHKALSLVGYESELRKAMEYVFGTTLVCDTLDNAKQVAFDKHVNTKTVTLGGDVFDPQGTLTGGARAQTASVLSKLAEVKDVQDKLRGEEAELAALEMELGNLKGTAEKYRQLKQHLDLKTEEAQILETKLQQSSFHKQQEELENLQKTIEESEETLRTTRDVQKKAEEKYAVLENKMKNAEVEREKELKEAQRKLNEAKSKADAYHKRLKERQQEADAVALELEELKREQAGYEQQVQVVDEAMKAIQEQISAMSVEVAANKEAVRRAQEQLTQQKEVILGQEREIKGKSEEANQLQEQNNDAQLKIKELEHIISKHKKDSADAAARVTRMLAENDWISSERHLFGQPNSAYDFKANSPKEAGQRLKRLEETKEKLERTVNRRAMNMLSEAEERYNDLKKRRGLXENDKAKILETIKELDQKKNEALNVAWQKVNKDFGSIFSTLLPGADARLAPPEGCGVLDGLEFKVALGNTWKENLTELSGGQRSLVALSLILAMLLFKPAPIYILDEVDAALDLSHTQNIGQMLRTHFTHSQFVVVSLKDGMFTNANVLFKTKFVDGISMVTRTVQTHEGKVLAQRSQDKAKTKEKRHRQILAS comes from the exons ATGTACATAAAGTCAATTATATTGGAGGGCTTCAAGTCCTACGCGGAAAGAACCGAAATAAACGGTTTTGATCCCCTGTTCAACGCCATCACTGGACTAAACGGCAGCGGAAAATCAAACATACTCGATTCTATTTGCTTTCTGCTCGGTATTTCCAATTTATCACAA GTAAGAGCATCTAATCTTCAAGATTTGGTGTACAAAAACGGACTCGCTGGGATCACTAAAGCCACGGTGTCCATTACCTTCGACAACTCCAACAAGAAACAGAGCCCGCTGGGATTTGAGACACACGACGAGATCACAGTAACTAGACAG GTGGTTATAGGTGGCCGCAATAAGTACCTCATTAATGGCGTAAACGCGAATAATATGCGGGTGCAGGATCTCTTCTGTTCTGTTGGGCTGAATGTCAACAATCCTCATTTTCTTATTATGCAG GGAAGAATCACCAAAGTACTGAATATGAAACCCCCTGAG ATACTGGCAATGATAGAGGAGGCTGCAGGTACCAGGATGTATGAGTGCAAGAAGATCAGTGCTCAGAAAACCATTGAGAAGAAAGATGCTAAACTAAAAGAGATTCAGAcg ATCCTGGATGAGGAGATCACCCCTGCTATGGAAAAACTGAAAGAG GAGCGTTCTTCCTACCTGGAGTACCAGAAGCTGATGCGGGAGATGGAGCACTTGAGCCGCCTGTACGTGGCATGGCAGTTTGTGTGTGCCGAGGAGACCAAGCTGAAGTCGTCTGAAGACCTGGAGCGCATGCAGGGCTCCATCGTCAAGCTGCAGGAGAACCTGCATCAGAATAGCGCCCGCGTGCGCCAGCTTGGCGAGGAGATCAAAGCACTGGAGCACAGTCGGGATAAG GAGGTGGCAGGTGTATTGAAGACTCTAGAAGAGACTCTGGCTGAGGCTCAGAGAGTGGACACAAAAGCTCAGAGTGCACTTGACCTGAAGAAACAAAACCTTAAAGATGAaaccaagaaaagaaaagagcttATTAAAAACATGGAGGAG gATAAGAAGATGATGTCTGCAAAGGAAGGTGAGGTTGCCAAGGCAACGAAACTGTTAAAGGCAGTGCAGGAAGAGGGGCAGAAGGACACAGAGGAGCTGGAAGCAGCACAGCAGCGCTTCAAGGCCGTGTCTGCTGGACTCTCGGCCAATGAAGATGGAGAGGAGGCCACGCTGGCGGGCCAAATGATGGCCTGCAAAAATGACATGAGCAAGGCAGAGACCGAGGCCAAGCAG GCTCAGATGAAGCTGAAGCATGCCCAACAGGAGCTGAAGACTAAACAGGCCCAGGTAAAGAAGATGGACAGCGGATATAAGCGAGACCAGGATGCCCTGGAAGCCGTGCAGAAGTGCAGAGCTAAGCTCCAAGCTGAGCTGCAGAAACTCAACTATGAAG ATGGCCGAGAGGAGCATCTGATCGAGCAGAAAAGGCAGCTGTCTCTGGAGGTCAACCAGCTCAGAGAAACACACGAGTCCTTCATGAGCCAGTTCCCCAATCTCCGCTTTGAATATAC GGACCCTGAACGTGGCTGGGACCGTACTAAAGTGAAGGGCCTTGTGGCGAACCTCTTCACAGTGACCGATGTGTACAACGCCACGGCTCTGGAAGTGGTGGCCGGGGGCCGGCTCTACAACGTGGTGGTGGACACCGAG GTAACTGGAAAAAAGATTATAGAAAAAGGTGAACTGAAACGTAGATACACCATCATCCCACTGAACAAGATCTCTGCACGAACCCTCAATGATGGAGTAGTCCGTGCAGCTAAAAACCTG GTGGGGGAGGATAACGTCCACAAAGCCCTGTCACTAGTGGGTTATGAATCCGAGCTCCGTAAGGCAATGGAGTATGTTTTTGGAACCACACTGGTTTGCGACACTCTGGACAACGCAAAGCAAGTTGCTTTTGACAAGCACGTCAACACCAAAACGGTCACTCTTGGAGGGGATGTGTTTGATCCACAGGGAACACTGActggag gggctCGTGCTCAAACAGCCTCTGTGCTCTCCAAACTGGCTGAGGTGAAAGACGTTCAGGATAAACTGAGGGGAGAAGAGGCGGAGCTTGCTGCCTTGGAAATGGAACTGGGCAACCTCAAAGGAACTGCTGAAAA GTATCGCCAGCTGAAGCAGCACCTGGACCTGAAGACTGAGGAAGCTCAAATACTGGAGACCAAACTACAGCAAAGCTCTTTCCACAAGCAACAGGAGGAGCTGGAAAACCTCCAGAAGACCATTG AGGAGAGCGAGGAGACACTAAGGACGACAAGAGATGTGCAGAAGAAGGCGGAGGAGAAGTACGCAGTGCTGGAGAACAAGATGAAGAACGCTGAGGTGGAGCGGgagaaggagctgaaggaggcGCAGCGCAAGCTGAACGAGGCCAAGAGCAAAGCGGACGCCTACCACAAGAGACTGAAGGAGAGGCAGCAG gaagcTGACGCTGTCGCTCTGGAGCTGGAAGAGCTGAAGCGTGAGCAGGCTGGCTATGAACAGCAGGTTCAGGTTGTGGATGAGGCCATGAAAGCCATACAGGAACAGATCAGTGCCATGTCAGTCGAGGTTGCGGCCAATAAG gAAGCAGTGCGGAGAGCCCAGGAGCAGCTCACCCAGCAGAAAGAGGTGATTttggggcaggagagagagatcaaaggGAAAAGTGAAGAGGCCAATCAGCTTCAAGAACAAAACAACGACGCACAGCTCAAAATCAAAGAGCTCGAGCACATCATCAGCAAACACAAGAAGGACAGTGCAGACGCCGCTGccagg GTTACGCGCATGCTGGCTGAGAATGACTGGATCTCGTCCGAACGCCATCTGTTTGGCCAGCCCAACTCCGCATACGACTTCAAGGCGAACAGCCCTAAAGAAGCAGGCCAGAGGCTGAAGAGACTGGAAGAGACCAAGGAGAAGCTAGAGAGGACTGTCAACCGCAGAGCCATGAACATGCTTAGTGAGGCAGAGGAAAGG TACAACGATCTCAAGAAAAGAAGAGGATT TGAGAATGATAAAGCTAAAATTTTGGAGACGATCAAAGAGTTGGATCAAAAAAAGAACGAGGCACTCAATGTGGCTTGGCAAAAG gtgaataAGGATTTTGGCTCCATATTCTCCACTCTGCTACCGGGGGCAGATGCACGACTGGCCCCGCCCGAGGGCTGTGGTGTTTTGGATGGGCTGGAATTTAAGGTTGCTCTCGGCAACACGTGGAAGGAGAACTTGACTGAACTCAGTGGAGGACAAAG gtcTCTGGTAGCACTCTCCTTGATTTTGGCCATGTTGCTGTTTAAACCAGCTCCTATCTACATCCTGGATGAAGTGGACGCCGCCCTTGACCTTTCACACACGCAGAACATCGGACAGATGCTGcgcacacacttcacacattccCAG TTTGTGGTGGTGTCACTGAAGGACGGCATGTTCACCAACGCCAATGTGCTCTTCAAGACCAAGTTTGTGGACGGCATTTCCATGGTGACACGCACAGTGCAGACGCACGAAGGAAAGGTTCTTGCCCAGCGCTCCCAAGACAAAGCCAAGACAAAGGAGAAACGCCATCGGCAGATTCTAGCCAGTTAA
- the si:dkey-245p14.4 gene encoding exocyst complex component 1-like isoform X2 — translation MQRVLFRPEKHRLVEFIEIEEEQRGRHFLCVSVSKSKEVQISVVRCQKAQHNGCKKSRRIGLEDSYVKTEVWALQELMVLDGKDPDTDDPCFVMHFDTVRPVKAVSCAAKYSLARCLVALGDRHKHTELRLQNFDWTYVQPTSIYSNRGDCMVLMRICFYAFNLVCLSLCPVP, via the exons ATGCAGCGAGTTCTGTtcaggccagagaaacacagacTGGTGGAGTTTATAGAAATTGAAGAGGAACAAAGAGGTCGACATTTCCTTTGTGTGTCCG TTTCTAAGAGCAAAGAGGTCCAGATCTCAGTGGTGCGGTGCCAGAAAGCTCAACATAACGGTTGTAAGAAATCCCGGCGTATTGGCCTGGAGGATAGTTATGTGAAGACAGAAGTCTGGGCACTGCAGGAGCTAATGGTTCTGGATGGGAAGGACCCTGATACA GACGATCCTTGTTTTGTGATGCACTTCGACACAGTGCGTCCCGTGAAAGCTGTGAGCTGCGCCGCCAAGTATTCGCTGGCCCGCTGCCTGGTCGCCCTCGGCGACAGACATAAGCACACGGAGCTGCGTCTCCAGAATTTTGACTGGACTTACGTCCAGCCCACGTCCATATATTCGAACAGAGGCGACTGCATGGTCCTAATGCGAATCTGCTTCTATGCTTTCAACCTAGTATGTCTGTCGTTATGCCCTGTTCCCTAG
- the si:dkey-245p14.4 gene encoding exocyst complex component 1-like isoform X1, whose amino-acid sequence MMSSLLKEEMQRVLFRPEKHRLVEFIEIEEEQRGRHFLCVSVSKSKEVQISVVRCQKAQHNGCKKSRRIGLEDSYVKTEVWALQELMVLDGKDPDTDDPCFVMHFDTVRPVKAVSCAAKYSLARCLVALGDRHKHTELRLQNFDWTYVQPTSIYSNRGDCMVLMRICFYAFNLVCLSLCPVP is encoded by the exons ATG ATGTCATCTCTGCTGAAGGAAGAGATGCAGCGAGTTCTGTtcaggccagagaaacacagacTGGTGGAGTTTATAGAAATTGAAGAGGAACAAAGAGGTCGACATTTCCTTTGTGTGTCCG TTTCTAAGAGCAAAGAGGTCCAGATCTCAGTGGTGCGGTGCCAGAAAGCTCAACATAACGGTTGTAAGAAATCCCGGCGTATTGGCCTGGAGGATAGTTATGTGAAGACAGAAGTCTGGGCACTGCAGGAGCTAATGGTTCTGGATGGGAAGGACCCTGATACA GACGATCCTTGTTTTGTGATGCACTTCGACACAGTGCGTCCCGTGAAAGCTGTGAGCTGCGCCGCCAAGTATTCGCTGGCCCGCTGCCTGGTCGCCCTCGGCGACAGACATAAGCACACGGAGCTGCGTCTCCAGAATTTTGACTGGACTTACGTCCAGCCCACGTCCATATATTCGAACAGAGGCGACTGCATGGTCCTAATGCGAATCTGCTTCTATGCTTTCAACCTAGTATGTCTGTCGTTATGCCCTGTTCCCTAG